One Punica granatum isolate Tunisia-2019 chromosome 3, ASM765513v2, whole genome shotgun sequence genomic window carries:
- the LOC116201926 gene encoding trimethyltridecatetraene synthase-like: MAQFLSMMDIPSSWASYTAAWLTTLALILLSRHLRRRWQLNLPPGPKPWPIIGNLNLIGPLPHRSICELSKKYGSLMSLQFGSYPVIVGSSVEMARAILKTHDVTFAGRPKFNAGKYTTYNYCDITWSQYGPYWRQARKICIMELFSAKRLESYEYIRAEELKAFLRDLYDLRERPVTLKDHLSDLSLNVISRMVLGKKYTQKTEGSIVTPEEFKKMLDELFLLNGAFNIGDSIPWVNFLDLEGYVKRMKALSKKFDKFLEHVLDEHDERRRGVEGYVAKDMVDVLLQLADDPNLEVKLERHGVKAFTQDLIAGGTESSAVTVEWAISELLRKPEVFKRATEELDRVIGRERWIEEKDIVNLPYIDAICKETMRLHPVAPMLVPRQCREDCKIGNYDIPKGTRVLVSVWSIGRDPEIWGDPDEFRPERFLGKVIDVKGQDFELLPFGSGRRMCPGYTLGLKVIQASLANLLHGFDWKLPKETRPEDLDMEEIFGLSTPRKVPLVTVPKPRLPPHLYSTN; encoded by the exons atggctCAGTTCCTTTCAATGATGGACATTCCTTCCAGCTGGGCCTCATATACTGCCGCATGGCTAACAACCCTTGCCCTCATCCTCCTCTCCCGCCACCTCCGCCGCCGTTGGCAGCTCAACTTGCCTCCCGGGCCGAAGCCCTGGCCCATCATTGGGAACCTCAACCTCATCGGCCCGCTGCCCCACCGTTCCATCTGTGAGCTCTCCAAGAAGTATGGCTCCTTAATGAGCCTCCAGTTTGGATCCTACCCTGTGATCGTGGGCTCGTCCGTGGAGATGGCACGTGCGATCCTCAAGACCCACGACGTGACCTTTGCGGGCAGGCCCAAGTTTAACGCGGGCAAGTACACCACTTACAACTACTGTGACATCACCTGGTCCCAATACGGGCCATACTGGCGCCAGGCACGCAAGATATGCATAATGGAGCTCTTCAGCGCAAAGCGCCTCGAGTCCTACGAGTACATCCGAGCAGAAGAGTTGAAGGCCTTCCTCCGCGACCTCTACGACTTGAGGGAGAGACCGGTCACCCTAAAGGACCACCTGTCTGATCTCAGCCTCAACGTGATCAGTCGAATGGTCTTGGGGAAGAAGTACACCCAAAAGACCGAGGGGTCGATCGTGACTCCAGAGGAGTTCAAGAAGATGCTCGACGAGCTGTTCCTCCTCAATGGGGCGTTCAACATTGGGGACTCAATCCCGTGGGTCAACTTCTTGGACTTGGAAGGGTACGTAAAGAGGATGAAGGCGTTGAGCAAGAAGTTCGACAAGTTCTTGGAGCATGTTTTGGATGAGCACGACGAGAGGAGGAGAGGCGTCGAGGGCTACGTCGCCAAGGACATGGTGGATGTGTTGCTTCAGCTTGCGGATGACCCCAACCTCGAAGTGAAGCTTGAGAGGCATGGAGTTAAAGCCTTTACTCAG GACTTGATAGCCGGTGGGACTGAGAGCTCGGCTGTCACCGTGGAGTGGGCGATCTCGGAATTACTGAGAAAGCCAGAGGTCTTCAAAAGGGCTACCGAAGAACTGGACAGGGTGATTGGAAGAGAGAGGTGGATCGAAGAGAAGGACATTGTGAACTTGCCCTACATTGATGCCATCTGCAAAGAGACCATGAGGCTCCACCCCGTGGCCCCAATGCTCGTACCTAGGCAGTGCCGGGAGGATTGCAAGATTGGCAACTACGACATCCCTAAGGGCACCAGGGTCCTGGTGAGCGTGTGGTCTATCGGACGGGACCCTGAGATATGGGGCGACCCCGATGAGTTCAGGCCCGAGAGGTTCCTTGGGAAGGTGATCGATGTGAAAGGGCAGGATTTCGAGCTGTTGCCATTCGGGTCAGGCCGGCGTATGTGCCCTGGCTACACCCTTGGGCTGAAGGTGATCCAGGCAAGCCTAGCTAATCTCCTGCATGGGTTCGACTGGAAGCTGCCCAAAGAGACGAGGCCCGAGGATCTGGACATGGAGGAGATCTTTGGACTCTCAACTCCTAGGAAGGTCCCTCTTGTCACCGTTCCTAAGCCTAGGCTGCCTCCTCATCTATACTCTACGAATTAA